The genomic segment GCCAGGAATTAAAATGGCTGCTTCCTGTGATAGATTTAATAGGGAGTGAAGCTGTGACGGCGAGGCGTTGCCCGGCCGTTTTTTGCTGGACGTTCTGGCAGGCAGTTCTCTTTGCCCTTACTAGACATGGCGCTCGCCAGTGTGTTGGAGAGACCGCTACCCGTGAACCGGAGCGGGTTTTTCGGACTCGGGGGTCGTGCGGATCTGCTGGACCTGGGTCCAGGGAGTCCCGGCGATGGGCTGAGCCTGGCTGCGCCCAGCTGGGGTGTCCCAGAGGAGCCGAGAATTGAAATGCTTCATGGAACCACCACCCTGGCCTTCAAGGTGCGGACCCAGTCGTAGCGCCGGGCTGAGTCCCGCGCGCCTGCGCCCTTCCCGGCCTCCCAGCCGGTCCGGAACCCGTCGTGGTCGCGGCCACGAAGCCCAGGCGGAGGCTTCGGCCTCTCACCCCAACCCCGGCGGTTTCGCTGTCTCATTGCCCCGAAAGGCCTCGGCTCTCGctctggctggggtgggaggcggggggggggaggggtaaacGGGAGAAGGAGCCGGTGGCTGCTTGGGTTATTCCTAGGCGATTGCAGGTTGCTCCTGTCCAGGAAAGGGGAGGCCGCAGCAGCAGTGGCAGAGAGGAGGCTGTTGCAACCACCAAAGGTTTTGGAAACTGAGTGGCCCCGGTAGGCCAGGGTAACCGAAACGCTATGGCTTGAGGAGGAAGGTTGGTGGGAGGAAGCACTGTACTAGGAGCCAGACAATTGGGATTCCTGGCCCAGCTTTGCAATAACTAGCTAGGGTAAGTCATTCAATGTCATCCCTCAGCCATCGAGTGAAGGGAATACTGAAGGTAATCCCATGTCAAGGGATTGATGTGAAACTCTAGTGACATTAATATGTGGGATAGTATGTTGTGAAGTATAAAACGGCAGAGACAGATGTTCTGGGTTTGCATTGATGCATAAAGAAACGTCAGGATGATGTTTTTGTGGTCTGATGTGGCCTGTTTTGTGTTTCCTCTGATCTGAACAGTTTCGCCATGGAGTCATTGTTGCAGCAGACTCCCGGGCCACAGCAGGTGCCTACATTGCCTCCCAGACAGTAAAGAAGGTGATAGAGATCAACCCCTACCTGCTGGGCACCATGGCTGGGGGTGCAGCGGATTGCAGCTTTTGGGAGCGGCTGTTGGCTCGGCAATGTCGAATCTATGAGCTTCGAAACAAGGAACGCATCTCAGTAGCAGCTGCCTCCAAGCTGCTTGCCAACATGGTGTATCAGTATAAAGGCATGGGGCTGTCCATGGGCACCATGATATGTGGCTGGGATAAGAGAGGCCCTGGTGAGTTAAGCTGCAATCATGTGATTCTTGGGCTGGCACTACAGAGAGGAGGGGTtggatgaacagatgaatgaaagAGCTTATGTCAGTGCTGAGGATGTGTTGATTAGTTCTCAgtcctttcattttgttcaaGGAAGGGCT from the Hippopotamus amphibius kiboko isolate mHipAmp2 chromosome 2, mHipAmp2.hap2, whole genome shotgun sequence genome contains:
- the PSMB5 gene encoding proteasome subunit beta type-5 isoform X1; the encoded protein is MALASVLERPLPVNRSGFFGLGGRADLLDLGPGSPGDGLSLAAPSWGVPEEPRIEMLHGTTTLAFKFRHGVIVAADSRATAGAYIASQTVKKVIEINPYLLGTMAGGAADCSFWERLLARQCRIYELRNKERISVAAASKLLANMVYQYKGMGLSMGTMICGWDKRGPGLYYVDSEGNRISGATFSVGSGSVYAYGVMDRGYSYDLEVEEAYDLARRAIYQATYRDAYSGGSVNLYHVREDGWIRVSSDNVADLHDTYSGSTP